Proteins encoded by one window of Kribbella italica:
- a CDS encoding GNAT family N-acetyltransferase: MFREARTEDFTAIAGLYHQLHPEEPVLTDRSGFDRILASEAFRLSVLEVDGDVVATTYLNLVPNLTRGSRPYAVVENVVVEESRRGTGLGQQIMAGTLQAAWDAGCYKVMLMTGSKRESTHAFYRACGFRDDVKQAFQARPPA, encoded by the coding sequence GTGTTTCGTGAGGCCCGCACCGAAGACTTCACGGCGATCGCCGGCCTCTACCACCAACTGCACCCCGAGGAGCCGGTGCTGACCGACCGCTCGGGCTTCGACCGGATCCTCGCGTCGGAGGCGTTCCGGTTGTCCGTGCTCGAGGTGGACGGCGACGTCGTCGCGACGACGTACCTGAACCTGGTCCCGAACCTCACGCGCGGCAGCAGACCGTACGCCGTGGTCGAGAACGTGGTCGTCGAGGAGAGCCGCCGCGGCACCGGGCTCGGCCAGCAGATCATGGCGGGCACGCTGCAAGCGGCGTGGGACGCCGGGTGCTACAAGGTGATGCTGATGACCGGCTCGAAGCGTGAGTCCACGCACGCGTTCTACCGGGCCTGCGGATTCCGCGACGACGTGAAGCAGGCGTTCCAGGCGCGCCCGCCGGCCTAG
- a CDS encoding VOC family protein: protein MPENPEFDHLLHCVPDVAAGAEAYTAAGLPAHVNPPYLGFQNAGWRLDERYLEILTIVDADEFATSPFGVSTISWQPTINQLIAAGGGALNFAINVTDVTATQERLLEQGVPCQLHTFTREGSPVSFQELILLDAPAWAPFFITYTPDRVTLVKQYAAHLVDRGAHDLTAFVIETPDPQEAARWLSELTELPVNDTKVELPGGAVWFEEGPADRLTALVLTDRPLTKQILGLELRGVS from the coding sequence GTGCCTGAGAATCCCGAGTTCGACCACCTGTTGCACTGCGTGCCGGACGTCGCCGCCGGCGCCGAGGCCTACACCGCCGCCGGACTGCCGGCGCACGTGAACCCGCCGTACCTCGGTTTCCAGAACGCCGGGTGGCGTCTCGACGAGCGGTACCTGGAGATCCTCACGATCGTCGACGCCGACGAGTTCGCGACGTCGCCGTTCGGGGTGTCGACGATCTCCTGGCAACCGACGATCAACCAGCTGATCGCCGCCGGTGGTGGCGCGCTGAACTTCGCGATCAACGTCACCGACGTCACGGCGACCCAGGAACGGCTGCTGGAGCAGGGCGTTCCGTGCCAGCTGCACACGTTCACCCGCGAGGGATCGCCGGTCTCCTTCCAGGAGCTGATCCTGCTCGACGCCCCGGCGTGGGCGCCGTTCTTCATCACCTACACGCCCGACCGCGTCACCCTGGTCAAGCAGTACGCCGCGCACCTGGTCGACCGTGGCGCGCACGACCTGACCGCCTTCGTCATCGAGACGCCTGACCCCCAAGAAGCAGCACGCTGGCTCAGCGAGCTGACCGAGCTTCCGGTGAACGACACCAAAGTCGAGCTGCCCGGCGGCGCGGTGTGGTTCGAGGAGGGTCCGGCCGACCGTCTCACGGCGCTCGTGCTCACCGACCGGCCGCTGACCAAGCAGATCCTCGGCCTGGAGCTCCGCGGTGTTTCGTGA
- a CDS encoding ubiquitin-like small modifier protein 1 — MSVSVRVPTILRPYTQGASEVSVEGSTLSEVLESLDSSYPGIKSRVLDDSGELRRFVNVYVDNDDVRFSEGLQTAIKDGGQVSIIPAVAGGC; from the coding sequence GTGAGCGTCAGTGTCCGCGTCCCGACCATCCTGCGGCCCTACACCCAGGGCGCGTCCGAGGTCTCCGTCGAAGGCTCGACCCTGAGCGAGGTGCTGGAGTCGCTCGACTCGTCGTACCCGGGCATCAAGAGCCGGGTGCTGGACGACTCGGGCGAGCTGCGCCGCTTCGTCAACGTGTACGTCGACAACGACGACGTCCGGTTCTCCGAGGGACTGCAGACCGCGATCAAGGACGGCGGGCAGGTCTCGATCATCCCGGCCGTGGCCGGCGGCTGCTGA